Within Coregonus clupeaformis isolate EN_2021a chromosome 20, ASM2061545v1, whole genome shotgun sequence, the genomic segment tcctttattttggcagttacctgtacatcatTTCAGGGTAAGGGAagaaggaaggatgcatttttTATGTTGTTTAATGGCCACAGTTGAACTCCTGTAACCTCTGACCTCACTCTACTATACCGTCTTTGACCTCTTGACTTTCCCCCCGAGCCTCTGAGGATGCACTGTAACTGCTGTGCCTTGGTGACCAGCTCGGGCCACCTTACCGGCAGCAACCGTGGGGACGAAATCGACCGCACCGAGTGCGTCATCCGCATGAACGACGCCCCGACTGGGGGTAGTTTCCAGCGGGATGTGGGCCAGCGTACCAGCCTGCGCGTCATCGCCCACTCCAGCCTGCAGAAGGTACTGCGGAGCCGGCAGGAGCTGCTCAACGTCAGCCAGGACTCAGTCTTCCTCTTCTGGGGACCCAGCAGCTGCATGCGACGCGACGGCAAAGGCCTGGTCTTCAACAACCTGCGTCTGGTCAACCAGCTGCTGCCCAAGCTCAAGGTCTACGTCATCTCCCAGCTCAAGATGCCGCAGTTCGACGAGCTCTTCAAGAAGGAGACAGGGAAAGACAGGTAGGGTTTTGACCTTTTGACCCTTGGGTCAATGATGCCATTGGGTTTTGGCtttgtgagtctgtctgtctgtccaattCTGGTCAAGAATGACTTCTGAAAAATACAGTCAGTGTGTTTGAGGACTTGAGCCACTTGAAGCAGGATTTGCTAGGGAAGCCGAATGCATTGTAGTCAGTGCTCTTGGGCATACACATTCTAATTCAAAAGCTGCTTTTGAGCATTTTTGACGACGCTCTTAACAAAAGAATAAGAAAGAAATCCCAACAACCACCCAACCACTCACAGTATCATTAATGGGATTTAGTTCAAAGCACTCTGAATATATGTTAGGAACTAAGAGGATTAGCTGTAGACCATGGGGATATGAGAGTCCCATTGAATGGGACAATGCAGCTAGAGAGGGATTTGAACACTCTGTAAATACAGAAACTCTGTCCCAAATAGAATGCTGGATCATGTTCTGAATGGAAGTGGTAGAAGAAGAAGGAACACAAAGTTGTGTAATAACGTTGAGACAACCTAATGCCAACTAccaattttacattaccatggcaTTGCAGACAATGTTGCGACAAGCTAACACATTGACGCAATGTTGCTGTGTTTCTGCGCAGGACAATCTATgtgacaacagagtgatcaaattaagatagtacAACTGCACATGACAGTTACATGATGACAGGAAGTGACAAAAGCGCTACACAGCCTCACAAGATGATGTCACTGAGCCAGAGCTAGGAGCAGAAACCAATTACAGGTCCTACCAGACTCTCACTGGCTGGCACTCTCCCTGGCACTCCTTCTGTGCCCCCCTGGCAGAGGCTGCCAACAGTAAACAGAATGAGCCCAGACAGGAGTGGCTCTGCTGCCAGCTGGGATATCCCCCAGTGAGGGGCTGGTATGCTTTGATGGCGGTTTAACAGCATTGAAATTGCCATTTCATGGTATTAAAAATGAAGCAATAAATTGAGGGCCTTGACCAGAATGGATATCGCTGCAAGTTCCACATAGGGCCATGCAGTTTTTTCCCCCCACAATTCTCATTTAATTATATTGAGTCATGCAATACATTTAGTTGAACATACAGTCTATATTGTGTCTTGTTTCTGCTCACCTTGTCATCCAGGAAGACCTCTAACTCATGGCTGAGCACTGGTTGGTTCACCATGGCCATTGCCCTGGAGCTCTGTGACAGGATCAATGTCTATGGCATGGTGGCTCCTGACTTCTGCAGGTGGGTTGGGTTCTGCACAGGGCACAGTGCTGTCGGACTCAAGAGTTTCAATGACATGGATGACATAGGGAATATTACCCCAATGATTACTAATAGGCAACTAtcactgttattattattatttctgttCTGGCAAATAAAATGTACCTGCTTGTGTTCTGAATATCCTGACTATGCATCTT encodes:
- the LOC121533735 gene encoding alpha-N-acetylgalactosaminide alpha-2,6-sialyltransferase 5-like; protein product: MKVQRHGVIVIIVITMGTSLMVVYNNSFTDTSGTGYHMDVAATGRPVDKPRKAQPKPGRALSSTLQGYTGVIDQKPLRMHCNCCALVTSSGHLTGSNRGDEIDRTECVIRMNDAPTGGSFQRDVGQRTSLRVIAHSSLQKVLRSRQELLNVSQDSVFLFWGPSSCMRRDGKGLVFNNLRLVNQLLPKLKVYVISQLKMPQFDELFKKETGKDRKTSNSWLSTGWFTMAIALELCDRINVYGMVAPDFCRAPSHLSVPYHYYEPSGPDECSMYFSHERNLRGSHHRFITEKTVFANWARTFDIHFYQPDWSPSSTLNGNISLTPASAGS